One stretch of Molothrus aeneus isolate 106 chromosome 2, BPBGC_Maene_1.0, whole genome shotgun sequence DNA includes these proteins:
- the XG gene encoding glycoprotein Xg, whose protein sequence is MTADSLDGSFFCLLRVFCFCTEPSRSGGDGNLPADLVSSVTFLLGQDDFDLADALDHPDDIITRKPTVIRRPTRPVYNNDLHLGDALGGGDISRKPLYPPLPPRPGSYGNSGGFDDSDLIGGKPLPPGDQEHHFNHGGNTDSGLIAGVTSPVISAFVILIVGSIAAYTAYKNKKLCFKPRGGAAV, encoded by the exons ATGACAGCTGACAGCTTGGATGGGTCTTTCTTTTGCCTCTTACGGGTGTTCTGCTTCTGTACTGAGCCCTCCAGGTCTGGGGGTGATGGAAACCTGCCTGCTGACTTAGTGTCTTCTGTCACATTCCTTCTAGGTCAAGATGATTTTGATTTAGCTGATGCCCTTGATCACCCTG ATGACATCATTACCAGGAAACCCACAGTGATTAGAAGACCGACAAGACCTGTGTACA ACAATGATCTACATTTAGGAGATGCACTTGGTGGGG GTGACATCTCAAGAAAACCTTTATACCCACCTCTTCCACCACGCCCCGGAAGTTATGGTAATTCCG GAGGTTTTGATGACTCAGATCTGATTGGTGGAAAGCCTTTACCACCAG GAGATCAGGAGCATCATTTTAATCATGGAGGGAACACAG ATTCGGGTTTAATTGCTGGAGTTACATCTCCtgtaatttctgcttttgtgaTACTGATTGTTGGATCCATAGCAGCCTACACCGCTTACAAGAATAAGAAGCTTTGTTTCAAACCACGTG gtgGGGCTGCAGTGTAA